The nucleotide window ACTGAAGAAAGAGGATTCACCAGAAACTAAAAAAGAGGTGAAGAGGGAAGTACCCCCTGCACCGAAGAAAGAGGATGCACCTCAAGCtaaagaaaagttgaaaaagaaGCTCCTCCATCACCTAAGAAGGAAGAGAAGGTACATGTCAAAGAAGAAGTAAAGAAAGATACTCCTTCCAAACCAAAGAAAGAGGAAGTACCTCCTGCCAATGATGAAGGAAAGAAAGAAGCCAAACTCCATCCAAAGAAAGATGAGAAGGCACCTGTAAAAGAGGAGGTCAAAAAAGAAGCACCACCACCAAAAAAGGATGAAAAACTTCAAGCTAAACAAGAAGTCAAGAAAGAGGCCCCACCCTCAGCAAAGAAGGAGGATACACCACCAGTTAAAGATGAAGTGAAGAAAGAGGCACCTCCTCcacccaagaaagatgaagcacCTATAACTCAAGATGAGATAAAGAAGGAAGCCAAAACTCCATCTAAGAAGGAAGACAAAGCACCTGTTGCAGAAGAAGTCAAGAAAGAAACCCCTCCGCCACCAAAAAAAGATGAATCATCACAAGCTAAAGATGCAGAGAAGAAAGAAGCTTCTAGCACTCCAAAGAAGGAAGAGAAAGTTCCTGTTAAAAAAGAAGTCAAGAGAGAAGCTCCTCCTgaacccaagaaagatgaagtgCCCCCAGCCAAAGAAGAGGTGAAGAAAGAAGCCCCACCCCAACCTAAGAAGGAAGAAAAGGCACCTGTGAAGGAAAAGGCTAAGGAGGAAGCACCATCCTCAGCCAAGAAAGATGAACCTCCACCAGCTAAAGATCAAGGGAAGAAAGAAGCCCCTTCTCCATCAAAGAAAGAAGAATCAGCACCTATTAAAGAAGAAGTGAAGAAAGAAGTTCCTCCCCAACCTAAGAAGGAAGAGAAGGCATCTGCTAAGGAAGAGGTGAAGAAGGAAACTCCTGCTCAACCAAAGAAAGAGGAAAAGCCCCCTGTTAAAGAAGAGGTAAAACAAGAATCTCCTTCCCAAGCCAAGAAGGAAGAAAAGGCACCTGTTAAAGAACAGACCAAGAAAGAGGACACCCAAGCCAAGAAAGAGGATGCACCTGCAACCAAAGATAAAGACAAAAAGGAAACTGCTGCCCCAACCAAAAAGGATGAAAGCACAACTGTGAAAAAGGAGGGCAAGAAAGAAGTCCCTCCCCCACCAAAGAAAGAAGAGACAGCTGCTATCAAAGAAGAAGTGAAAAAGGAAGCACCTCCTTcacccaagaaagatgaaaaaCCACCAGCTAAAGAAGAGGTCAAGAAGGAAGCCCCTCCCCCTGCCAAGAAAAAAGAAACTCCACCGGTCAAAGAAGTGAAAAAGGAAGACCCTCCTAAAAAGGAAGATTCTCCACAACAAAAGAAAGAAGTCAAGAAAGAGAATGCAAAGGAAGAGCAGAAGGAATCTGAGAAAGAGACAAATGATCAAGGTCAACAGGAGAAGAAATCAACACTAGAAACCCCTGAAGATCAACTTGTAGAAGAAGATTTGGAAGTTGCTAATGATCATTTGGCAAAGGTAATGATAGCTATTTGGTCTTCAGGTGATTAGGGATtacttcatttcattcatatttgTTTGAAGTGTGACAGAATTAGCTATATTGTACAGttgtttttatatttgtgtTGAGATTAAATGTATAACATGGTAGAGTCTTCATATATTGTCACTTTGTCAAATCTGCATATTATTCAACACCAGAATAAATCCACTAGATTTTATTCAAGTTATTTCTTTATATTATATATCAAAAGAGAGCCTTGTCAGATGCTTGATGACTGCATCTTTCAATATCATAGTAAGATTAGTGATCTGTGGATTTGAGGAACATAGACAAAAGCTGAATAATTGTGAAGGAGTAACAGTGCATGATTGATCACCTGTAGCCACGTGTCTGTCTTGTTGATAAaagaatttttcacatttttcctaCATTTTGACATAATTTGTGGTGTGCCTATTGCAGGGTTTATTTGCAGAAGCACTTGCTTCCTTTGAAGATGCATTGTGGAAATCTCCAGACAGTCCAATGGCAAGATATGGCAAAGCTAGGAGTTTAGATGAACTTGCTGAGAAAAGGCAGAGCAACAAATATCTACAAGAAAGTATTGCTGCATATGAGGAAGTTGTAAAGGCACCTAACTGTCCACCTGACTTGAAGAGAAAAGCACTTGAAAGACAGGTGAACAGACTACAGTTTTGGGGTATGTTTTCCTATTTCCTATTTAAAATCTTTTTCCCCAAAGACTTTTTGCCATGTAGAATATATTTCATGGCGATTCATCACAGGCTTATTAGGCTTATTGAATTTACATTATCGTGAAGAACACATTAATTGAGTAGACAGTATcattaaattataataattttttttattgttttctccAGACCCTAATGTCTTTGTGCAACTGTGCTGTAGTGATAGCTTTGATTTGTGTTGTTGTCCATGCGACACAACTTTGCTGTCTGACTAATCTATACCTGTATTTTACATACAAAGGTAAGAATAAGAAAGCAACACAGGTGATGGTACAACTTGCAGAGTTATTCCCAGAAGATGTTGAGATTGCGTGTAAGTTGGGTGTTGCCCATCTGATAGCTGGTGAAAATAACAAGGCAGAACGTGTCTTTGGAAAGGTATGTCACAGTTGTCTCTTACACTGACAAGTAGTTTTATACTTGTGTATTGGTCAAGCTTTGAGATATCCACCAGATGATAGACCTTTCAATAACTAAGATTAGATGAACACATAATGCAGCACAACTTGGCAGcttatgcaaataattatgCAATATTAGTGCCATACCCTCTCGTGGTACTCAACATTAGCCAGCAGTTACAGTACACAGACTTTATACAAGTCAATACATGAACACCAACAACACGCCCCcccacactcacacacacacacacacacacacacacatccatcCATAGCACAGGACTTGTGACAGAGTTACCATACTTGTAATCAATGTTTTTCACAGTGGTATCACTTTCCATCCTTGAAATGAGGAAATGATCATTCTTTTCTGTTCACTTCACAATGAAATCAGGCATCTGTAATAGCTTCCCTATCTTTCAAAACAATTGGTTTCCAGTAGGACTAGACTTTTACAGCATCTGGTTTCATATGTTACATGCCCTCGATGGTCTGGCCTGGCCAGTCCCCAAGGGAAAGTCATCGTCAAGTCACCCTACTGACCATGCCAGCTTGCTGAGCTTGGCCATACTTAGTTCAACCTTAGGACAGGAGAGATCCACAATGTGCCCATTGGAGAGCTGTGAGAGTGTCTCAGTATAACTTGGCATGATTTTCCTCCCATTATCAGGTTGTAACAAATCACCCAGATAATGGTTTTGCCAAAGTCCACCTTGGCTTCATCCTGAAAGCCAAAACAGACTATGCAAGAGCTGTGCCACTGCTCAGAGAGGGAATTGACAGTAAAGAACAAGGAACGAATGAAGGAAAATTCTACTTCCATCTTGGTGATGCACTCTATAGGCTTGGACAAAAAGATGAGGTAAGTGTTAAAACCAAATAGTTGcttaacgatgcgactcaggttcaaaggtcaattttagcaatttttttttatttcaaatttcgaaccactgacacgtggtctttcttttggggaaaggtgttgggtcacatcgtaccgggaaattcctgaaatattactaaaatggcaaactatcagctacaccgcgtgccattatttcccttttgccttaacggtcgcggattaccgaccacgatatctttgataaacacgcagagattatgtataggctttgcggtatagtgcgcatgcgctagcttcaacgttaggctcagcgttttgaactcagcatgtatcggtacggcaaacacgtcgagcagaccaaagccggcgctTGCGCTCCTtaccgtcgaaaaagcaagcgaggtccacaaaagcaaacctgaaaaagacggcaacgtgcgcaaaggtcgatataaatgtaaaacagtccgactttggctcatactccctgcaataacgatcaagaatgcagtgaagagtcagatttggccgaggacgcagacgataacggagacgtgctcagttcaacaactatgaaagtatttgacacgctgcttttcgaacatattaggccatgctgattacatacccgagtccaaaaattagcctgagcgagatgaaacttctgttagttgcgataattttatcactcttgctgtacatgcttggtgttagtatcgtgttcttttatatttttaaactcgagttttctatcgtgcagtcttttcgtgtctgctaagaaaccttgaacaacaccgtacccgacatcacgcgacatttatgtcaaggagtttcccaagccaGTACAGGAGTTCATACACTAataatgtagattcacaagagcaagttcaccgatctgctaatttttcgaaacgaaatgcaaatattttttttatttcatgccttttctttctttaaatataacccaaaaattaaattacgtcaaacgtgaattgcgagggttctcaaatgattcttgtgtgcgtgtttgtctaaacttatcaattacccgcagactccacagctgctagctggacctcaacactgaacgtaaaacaaacccggctcaacttctagaagtgctgaaactagcaatttttgctatatgaggtcagtcatcgaaagtttgactaaaagtaaaatctccgaaataattatgtgtgcgctggtattgcgcaagtcgagcgactccactgtagactagtcgatactctgtctctcggaacacgctgtcgatgacagcctgcactgatctacgctacggcgtgattattattagtttgataaaatcggtacaagaacacatataaaataaagtttgaaaaaataacacaagtcaatctctcccgtcatacgaagggcgacaagtttgcagtgcggtgcaaaagctaagaaaatacgacagacattttatgttgtcaagagttacatgtgttcgtctcatcttgaggtaggaaaactacaagtgacgtcccgttcgcacagtgtcggcgctaacatgaacttgacaatcacttttcacaaagaactagcataaattgccgatcgcgagacaggaagtagacaacttgagtcaagaacaagtgaatgcccgacgcgatcgcgcgacgacagcacataagtctcgatcggatagacttttttacGCAAGTTTCTAcgtcttcgtcttgactgtgaactctggtaaccagattgtaaccgttgagacaacagtatacagttaatctactagttaaacgttccaaaaatggattaaatcgctaagtacccctctgtgtttgttgtgtaaataccacccactgctggcactaagcatttgccagttcagtgtataatttctttctattttcacacgatctgcaatcctaaacatattcaaaattcccaaaactgactcttaatatttcaacttagtcctgatgtaagaaaattcgcagaaaatagtgcgcgagttggacttcttggtcacaatgtgtgacgcataggtcgtttacaccaatcgtcgattttctcagtgcgtgcattattcaaataagtataagtcggcggcgcctggacagaccagcctgatttttcacctgtggacagtgaatgaatatatctgaaagatcgtgtctcagatttccgataaagggcctggaagtgatatcctgacaaacgtgaacaaaggccgataatttatgcaaaaacgtcaagttgacactttgaaggtgcattgtgcgaaaacaaaagcgaatttcaaaaatccgggacacggtttttttgcccagtatacccagccgtcgatagccgtaaacagatcaccaaggccggttggagatttgtacttacattttttgagtaaaaaaactaagaaacacgtgtttttgagtaaaacagccgtatgcgcactgtttttaaaaactaacaaattttctgaactcttcggtgaccgagcagataaaaaaagtaccacatgtcggtgtgtgaccacgtcttctttgtgaaaatgaggattgaaaataagtgacaatgaacccGAGTCGCTACCTTAAGTATTAGATATTACCAGTAGCCAGATTAAAGATGTGTAATAAGAATTGTACTCATTCTGGGAAAGCATCCCATTTCTTGTAGTGATCACTGCATAGTATATACTTGGAAACATTGTCAGTATTAGGAAAAACTGTCAGTTTTGTTATTGAAACAATATTAATATTACAAGAATGATACACACTCAGTATTTCAAACCTTTGAGTGAAAAAAGTGGCCTTCCTGTTTGTGGCTTATGACCATGTAGTCATTGTATTTACAGCTGACACAAACATGTACTCTGATGAGAATGTGAGAAAAAGTGTGTCTGATTTTGGATTACTATAGTTTCTGATGATCACATGTTATGTATGCTTGTATATTTGTActattttgtctgtgtttgtgctTACAGCATAAGACTGAAAGACAGcaatgtttgtgtcagtttgCATATTGTACAGATACATTGTCACTTTGCTTTTAAACATTACTCTGTAGGCATACAGTGTGTATTCTAAGGGTGCTGAAATGGGTCATTTCAAGTCAAAATGGCAGAGATCACTGTATAATGTGGACGGTTTGACATCCAAGCCATGGTGGACTCCCCAGGAAGCTAGATTTACACACCATGTACAGGTAGGTACCCCTAGCTGCTACTTTGCTAAGTGATGATAATACCCTATGGTGACTTTTATGAATAAGACTGCATTCATGATAATGCTATGTGATCCGTATACTGTACATAGAAGACAAGGAGATGATATAAGACTATGATAGCAGAAGCACATAGAAAGGGGATGGATTGAATTTATTGAATTGCGACTGCTTCTGCAACTGGATGAGTAACTGTATATGAATATATCCATGCTACATCATCATATTGACCTGAAAGTTGCAAAAAGAGCTTTACTGTTGTAATTATCTTGCCTTCGGTTGATACTAGATTCACAGGTCTTCTATTGGCCTCACCACTCACTGTACATTTGATATGCATCATAGTTTTTGGACTTTGAAAGAAAACTGCCATCATTTTGTACATAATCTAAACTTCTGTCTTGATTGGGATGATattcaaatttatgtaaatcaggGAGAGTGATGTCACCGTATAAGCTTCATTGGTACCATGCTTATTGGTTCATAGAAATCAAACTGTATTTGGTAATAATTTGTCACAAAGTATActtgcaaatcagatgcaaatgtgatatgcaaattagtgaaaCTTGCTAACCTTGGAAACTCCTTTGCTAAAATCTCCCAGTAGTCAAAATCTTTATGAAACTCTTACATGTGATTGGAAATGAAAACATGATGTCATTGAATGATTGTAAACTAGTTTGAATATAAAGAAACACATCAGAATTAGCTTAATCTTTTGTTATTGTACTCCTCTTACCTTTGCTAATGTTTTTGATTTCTATAGAAACTGGAAAACAACTGGGAAGTAATCCGAGATGAAGGCCTTGCCATGATTGATCAAAGCACTGGTGGATTTGTGTCAGAAGATGAAAATCTGAGAGAGACTGGAGATTGGAAACAATTCACTTTATATCAACAAGGTGAGTGTGTTCATAAAATGTATCAGGATGGTTTTATTGTCAAGACAGAGTTCCAGGGATGATGTAAAATGAACATCAGCTGAAAGTTTATGATGCAGAATTCAGATATGACATGTAATCTAGGATAGCAGCTGTTGTctagattttgtaaaaataatgtaacCAATGCTTGTGTGTAggagaatatttttattaacaTGATGTCTGCTCTCCAGAGTATCAGAAAAAGTC belongs to Ptychodera flava strain L36383 chromosome 17, AS_Pfla_20210202, whole genome shotgun sequence and includes:
- the LOC139116415 gene encoding aspartyl/asparaginyl beta-hydroxylase-like, which codes for MKCHQLKRKKVEKEAPPSPKKEEKVHVKEEVKKDTPSKPKKEEVPPANDEGKKEAKLHPKKDEKAPVKEEVKKEAPPPKKDEKLQAKQEVKKEAPPSAKKEDTPPVKDEVKKEAPPPPKKDEAPITQDEIKKEAKTPSKKEDKAPVAEEVKKETPPPPKKDESSQAKDAEKKEASSTPKKEEKVPVKKEVKREAPPEPKKDEVPPAKEEVKKEAPPQPKKEEKAPVKEKAKEEAPSSAKKDEPPPAKDQGKKEAPSPSKKEESAPIKEEVKKEVPPQPKKEEKASAKEEVKKETPAQPKKEEKPPVKEEVKQESPSQAKKEEKAPVKEQTKKEDTQAKKEDAPATKDKDKKETAAPTKKDESTTVKKEGKKEVPPPPKKEETAAIKEEVKKEAPPSPKKDEKPPAKEEVKKEAPPPAKKKETPPVKEVKKEDPPKKEDSPQQKKEVKKENAKEEQKESEKETNDQGQQEKKSTLETPEDQLVEEDLEVANDHLAKGLFAEALASFEDALWKSPDSPMARYGKARSLDELAEKRQSNKYLQESIAAYEEVVKAPNCPPDLKRKALERQVNRLQFWGKNKKATQVMVQLAELFPEDVEIACKLGVAHLIAGENNKAERVFGKVVTNHPDNGFAKVHLGFILKAKTDYARAVPLLREGIDSKEQGTNEGKFYFHLGDALYRLGQKDEAYSVYSKGAEMGHFKSKWQRSLYNVDGLTSKPWWTPQEARFTHHVQKLENNWEVIRDEGLAMIDQSTGGFVSEDENLRETGDWKQFTLYQQGKKINANCQKTPKTCEIIDSIQEAAGCKRGQVKFSIMQPDTHVWPHCGPTNCRLRMHLGLKIPENVRIRVANNTKTWEEGKVIILDDSFEHEVWQEADTYRLIFIVDIWHPDLTARQKAMLTPI